In one Nicotiana tomentosiformis chromosome 6, ASM39032v3, whole genome shotgun sequence genomic region, the following are encoded:
- the LOC104119274 gene encoding outer envelope pore protein 24, chloroplastic-like yields MISASLRGRYDSDVSGAIGTVTVDGGAVKLKANMTDATFVNGPSLEGLSLSLEKPGSFLIDYDVPKKDVHFQFMNTVRVLEKPLNFTYKHWRGDNRTALDGTLMIDSANKLSANYVFDSGNCKLKYSYVHRGLTTFEPSYDFAKNSWDVSVSQRVYEDDVVKASYQSSSKILGLEWSRNSSLSRGFKISASVNLAENSKFPTLSAESRLNFDMQLVNL; encoded by the exons ATGATTAGCGCTTCTCTTAGAGGACGTTATGACAGTGACGTCAGCGGCGCCATTGGCACTGTCACCGTTGACGGCGGCGCTGTCAAGCTTAAAGCTAACATGACCGATGCCACCTTCGTCAATGGTCCTTCCTTAGAAGGTCTTTCTCTCTCCCTTGAAAAACCTGGCTCTTTCCTTATCGACTATGACGTCCCCAAAAAG GATGTGCATTTTCAATTTATGAATACTGTGAGGGTTTTAGAAAAACCATTGAACTTTACGTATAAACATTGGAGGGGAGATAACAGAACTGCATTGGATGGGACGCTGATGATTGACTCAGCTAACAAGTTATCGGCTAATTATGTATTTGATTCTGGTAACTGCAAGTTAAAGTATAGTTACGTGCATAGGGGATTGACTACTTTCGAGCCAAGCTATGATTTTGCCAAAAATTCGTGGGACGTCTCTGTGTCACAGCGGGTTTATGAGGACGATGTGGTCAAGGCTTCGTATCAAAGTTCAAGCAAGATTTTGGGGCTGGAATGGTCTAGGAATTCCAGTTTAAGTAGAGGGTTTAAG ATCTCTGCGTCTGTGAATCTGGCAGAAAACTCAAAGTTTCCAACATTAAGTGCTGAGAGTAGGTTGAATTTTGATATGCAGCTTGTAAACCTCTGA